Proteins encoded together in one Macadamia integrifolia cultivar HAES 741 chromosome 8, SCU_Mint_v3, whole genome shotgun sequence window:
- the LOC122087061 gene encoding protein trichome birefringence-like 33: MKKPSSTSSLLRKTRVSPFVFTFLAFTVFVAILYGQDLGCLFRQARTNELRPDSEQKKPSKTTENDAQRLPFAVGKIIRERGEGEEEEEEECDVFNGRWVRDESNRPMYEEWECPYIQPQLTCQEHGRPEKDYQHWRWKPHGCSLPSFNATLMLEKLRGKRMMFVGDSLNRGQYVSMVCLLHRIIPEHAKSMETFDSLTVFRAKDYNATIEFYWAPFLLESNSDDAVIHRVTDRIVRRGSINKHGRFWEGADIVVFNTYLWWMTGMKMKILRGSFNDSVKDIVEMGTDDAYRLAMKSMVKWVKKNMDPKKTRVFFTSMSPSHGRSIDWGGDPNGSCYNETTPIEDPRYWGSGQNKTIMKVIGEVFRKSKVPITFLNITQLSEYRKDAHTSIYKKQWNPLTPEQLANPVSYADCVHWCLPGLQDTWNELLYAKLFYPN; encoded by the exons atgaagaagccGTCCTCAACCTCGTCTCTTCTTAGGAAAACTCGGGTCTCTCCCTTCGTCTTTACCTTTCTAGCCTTCACCGTTTTCGTTGCCATCCTCTACGGCCAAGATCTGGGTTGCCTCTTCAGACAAGCCAGAACTAACGAGCTCCGGCCAGACTCAGAACAGAAGAAGCCATCGAAGACAACAG AGAATGATGCCCAGAGATTGCCATTTGCGGTGGGAAAGATCAtcagagagaggggagagggagaagaagaagaagaagaagaatgcgATGTGTTTAACGGGAGATGGGTTCGTGACGAGTCGAATCGGCCGATGTATGAGGAATGGGAATGTCCGTACATACAGCCACAGTTAACCTGTCAAGAACATGGGAGACCTGAGAAAGACTACCAGCACTGGAGATGGAAGCCTCATGGTTGTTCCCTTCCCAG CTTCAATGCAACATTAATGCTGGAGAAACTCCGAgggaagaggatgatgtttgTTGGGGACAGTCTGAACAGGGGTCAGTATGTCTCCATGGTCTGTTTGCTTCACCGGATCATCCCTGAACATGCCAAATCCATGGAAACCTTCGACTCGCTTACAGTCTTCAGAGCTAAG GACTACAATGCGACAATTGAATTCTACTGGGCTCCGTTTCTTTTGGAATCAAATTCAGATGATGCAGTCATCCATAGAGTGACAGATAGAATTGTCCGTAGGGGTTCCATCAATAAGCATGGTCGTTTCTGGGAAGGAGCTGATATTGTTGTATTCAATACCTACCTTTGGTGGATGACTGGCATGAAAATGAAGATCCT GCGAGGATCTTTCAACGATTCAGTTAAAGATATCGTTGAGATGGGAACCGACGATGCTTATCGCCTGGCTATGAAGAGTATGGTGAAATGGGTAAAGAAGAATATGGATCCTAAGAAGACCAGAGTTTTCTTCACTAGCATGTCACCTTCCCATGGGAg GAGCATTGATTGGGGAGGTGACCCAAATGGAAGCTGTTATAATGAGACAACTCCAATTGAAGATCCCAGATATTGGGGTTCTGGACAAAACAAGACCATAATGAAGGTGATTGGGGAAGTGTTTAGAAAATCAAAGGTACCCATTACCTTTCTCAACATCACCCAACTCTCAGAGTATAGGAAGGATGCCCACACTTCCATCTACAAGAAGCAGTGGAACCCTCTAACACCTGAGCAATTAGCAAACCCTGTAAGTTACGCTGATTGCGTGCATTGGTGTTTACCTGGACTTCAAGATACTTGGAATGAGCTCTTATACGCAAAACTCTTTTATCCTAATTAG